A single window of Corvus hawaiiensis isolate bCorHaw1 chromosome 22, bCorHaw1.pri.cur, whole genome shotgun sequence DNA harbors:
- the LOC125337020 gene encoding TAR DNA-binding protein 43, which translates to MSEYIRVTEDENDEPIEIPSEDDGTVLLSTVTAQFPGACGLRYRNPVSQCMRGVRLVEGILHAPEAGWGNLVYVVNYPKDNKRKMDETDASSAVKVKRAVQKTSDLIVLGLPWKTTEQDLKEYFSTFGEVLMVQVKKDIKTGHSKGFGFVRFTDYETQVKVMSQRHMIDGRWCDCKLPNSKQSPDEPLRSRKVFVGRCTEDMTADELRQFFAQYGEVVDVFIPKPFRAFAFVTFADDQVAQSLCGEDLIIKGISVHISNAEPKHNSSRQLERGGRFGGNPGGFGNQGGFGNSRGGGGGLGNNQGSNMGGGMNFGAFSINPAMMAAAQAALQSSWGMMGMLASQQNQSGPSGNNQPQGNMQREQNQGFSSGNNSYGGSNSGAAIGWGSASNAGSSSGFNGGFGSSMDSKSSGWGM; encoded by the exons ATGTCGGAGTATATCCGGGTGACGGAAGACGAGAACGATGAGCCCATCGAAATCCCGTCGGAGGACGACGGCACGGTGCTGCTGTCCACGGTGACGGCGCAGTTCCCCGGGGCGTGCGGGCTACGCTACAGGAACCCGGTGTCGCAGTGCATGCGGGGAGTCCGGCTGGTCGAGGGCATTCTGCACGCCCCCGAGGCCGGCTGGGGAAACCTCGTCTACGTCGTGAATTATCCCAAAG ATAATAAGAGAAAAATGGATGAAACGGATGCATCATCAGCTGTGAAAGTGAAACGAGCAGTACAGAAGACTTCAGATTTAATAGTCTTGGGTCTTCCCTGGAAAACCACTGAACAAGACTTAAAGGAGTATTTCAGTACCTTTGGAGAAGTTCTGATGGTGCAG GTTAAGAAGGATATTAAGACAGGCCACTCgaaaggttttgggtttgttcgGTTCACGGATTACGAAACCCAAGTGAAAGTAATGTCTCAGCGGCACATGATTGATGGAAGATGGTGTGACTGTAAACTTCCCAACTCTAAG CAAAGTCCTGACGAGCCTTTGCGCAGCAGGAAGGTGTTTGTTGGACGCTGCACCGAGGACATGACAGCAGATGAACTCCGACAGTTCTTTGCCCAGTATGGGGAAGTGGTAGATGTCTTCATTCCCAAACCCTTCCgagcttttgcttttgttacaTTTGCAGATGATCAG GTTGCCCAGTCTCTTTGTGGAGAGGACTTGATCATTAAAGGAATCAGCGTACATATATCCAATGCTGAACCTAAGCACAATAGCAGTAGACAGTTAGAGAGAGGTGGAAGATTTGGTGGTAACCCAGGAGGCTTTGGGAATCAGGGGGGGTTTGGCAACAGCAGAGGAGGGGGGGGAGGACTGGGCAACAACCAGGGCAGCAACATGGGTGGGGGTATGAACTTCGGAGCCTTTAGCATCAACCCTGCCATGATGGCAGCGGCgcaggcagccctgcagagcagctgggggaTGATGGGCATGCTGGCCAGCCAGCAGAACCAGTCGGGGCCCTCAGGAAACAACCAGCCTCAGGGCAACATGCAGCGGGAGCAGAACCAGGGCTTTAGTTCAGGCAACAACTCATACGGAGGGTCCAACTCGGGGGCAGCGATAGGCTGGGGCTCGGCCTCGAACGCAGGCTCCAGCAGCGGGTTTAACGGAGGCTTTGGTTCAAGCATGGATTCCAAGTCATCAGGCTGGGGAATGTAG